One genomic segment of Pyruvatibacter mobilis includes these proteins:
- a CDS encoding alpha/beta fold hydrolase codes for MPVSTVNDIDIHWEMRGNVAGPRVLFIGGTGGDLRKTPNVFDGPLAKSAHVLTFDQRGLGRTSKPDGPYSMEDYADDAAGLMAALGWDDAHVIGVSFGGMVAQHLVARHPARVTRLVLCCTSPGGDGGSSYPLHEVAAMQEEERIRFMMPISDTRHTPAWQADNKELVEGLIRMQIDGEAPYRDEPRRAEGAFLQLDARRHHDAWDSLGAIRQDVLICGGKYDGIATPETQARLAERIPSATLRMYEGGHLFLLQDARAWADIISFVTGTPGDDA; via the coding sequence ATGCCGGTTTCAACCGTCAATGACATCGACATCCACTGGGAGATGCGGGGCAATGTGGCAGGCCCGCGCGTGCTGTTCATCGGCGGCACCGGCGGCGACCTGCGCAAGACACCGAATGTCTTCGACGGGCCGCTGGCTAAAAGCGCCCATGTCCTGACCTTCGACCAGCGCGGACTGGGCCGGACATCGAAGCCCGACGGGCCCTACAGCATGGAAGACTATGCAGATGATGCGGCCGGGCTGATGGCGGCCCTGGGCTGGGATGACGCCCATGTGATCGGCGTGTCCTTCGGCGGCATGGTGGCGCAGCACCTGGTGGCCCGGCACCCGGCCCGCGTGACACGCCTCGTGCTCTGCTGCACATCACCGGGCGGCGATGGCGGCAGTTCCTATCCATTGCACGAGGTGGCGGCGATGCAGGAGGAAGAGCGCATCCGCTTCATGATGCCGATCTCCGACACGCGCCACACGCCCGCCTGGCAGGCCGACAACAAGGAGCTGGTCGAGGGCCTCATCCGTATGCAGATTGACGGCGAAGCGCCCTACCGGGACGAGCCGCGCCGGGCCGAGGGCGCCTTCCTCCAGCTCGACGCGCGCCGGCATCACGATGCCTGGGACAGCCTCGGCGCGATCAGGCAGGACGTACTGATCTGCGGCGGCAAGTATGACGGCATCGCCACGCCGGAGACACAGGCGCGCCTGGCAGAGCGCATCCCGTCAGCGACGCTGCGCATGTATGAGGGCGGGCACCTGTTCCTGCTGCAGGACGCCCGGGCCTGGGCCGACATCATCAGCTTTGTGACCGGCACACCGGGAGACGACGCATGA
- a CDS encoding DUF427 domain-containing protein, whose protein sequence is MPSKLAQYPGRIRLEPVAGEVTVTMGGVSLARTSNAIRLHEGDYPPVLYVPRADADMSVLTATDHSTYCPFKGAASYFSVQADSAGKDGTNAVWSYEDPFEELAGIKDHLAFYTDRVDVRED, encoded by the coding sequence CTGCCCTCGAAACTCGCGCAATATCCCGGCCGCATCCGGCTGGAGCCTGTGGCAGGCGAGGTTACCGTCACCATGGGCGGTGTGAGCCTCGCGCGGACCAGTAACGCAATCCGCCTGCACGAGGGCGATTACCCGCCCGTGCTCTATGTGCCGCGGGCGGATGCCGACATGTCGGTTCTCACGGCCACCGATCACAGCACCTATTGTCCGTTCAAGGGGGCGGCGTCTTATTTCTCCGTCCAGGCTGATAGTGCAGGTAAAGACGGCACAAATGCTGTATGGTCCTATGAAGATCCGTTTGAAGAGCTGGCTGGCATCAAGGACCATCTGGCCTTTTATACGGACCGCGTAGACGTCCGGGAGGACTAG
- a CDS encoding SDR family NAD(P)-dependent oxidoreductase, which produces MRIDGQTAIITGSATGLGAAIAIKLAERGANVVINYTKSKTEAEETAKACEAAGAKALLCQADVSKDEDCRRMAQETVEAFGGIDILVNNAGGTKFADHANMDELDADDFHWIYGLNVVGPYQMIRACLPQLKENGKGKVVNVSSIAGVAGIGSSVAYAASKGALNTMTISLARSLAPEVRVNAICPGFIGTRWFKDKFGDNAFQSIVADQEATMPLKQAGTPELVADAAVFFACEGGEHITGETLITDAGMHLGYAPLVAR; this is translated from the coding sequence ATGCGCATCGACGGACAGACCGCCATCATCACGGGCTCGGCCACAGGGCTGGGCGCTGCCATCGCCATCAAGCTGGCCGAACGCGGTGCCAATGTGGTGATCAACTACACCAAGAGCAAAACCGAAGCCGAAGAGACGGCGAAGGCCTGCGAAGCGGCCGGCGCAAAGGCGCTGCTGTGCCAGGCGGACGTGTCCAAGGACGAGGACTGCCGCCGCATGGCGCAGGAGACGGTCGAGGCCTTCGGCGGCATCGACATCCTGGTGAACAATGCCGGCGGCACGAAGTTCGCCGACCACGCCAACATGGACGAGCTGGACGCCGACGACTTCCACTGGATCTACGGCCTCAACGTGGTGGGCCCCTACCAGATGATCCGCGCCTGCCTGCCGCAGCTCAAGGAGAACGGCAAGGGCAAGGTGGTGAATGTCTCGTCCATCGCGGGCGTGGCGGGCATCGGCTCCTCGGTGGCCTATGCCGCGTCCAAGGGCGCGCTCAACACCATGACGATCTCGCTGGCCCGCTCGCTGGCGCCGGAAGTGCGGGTGAACGCGATCTGCCCGGGCTTCATCGGCACGCGCTGGTTCAAGGACAAGTTCGGCGACAACGCATTCCAGTCGATCGTCGCGGACCAGGAAGCAACCATGCCGCTGAAACAGGCAGGCACACCGGAACTGGTGGCAGACGCAGCCGTGTTCTTCGCCTGCGAGGGCGGCGAACACATCACGGGGGAAACACTGATCACCGACGCGGGCATGCATCTTGGCTATGCCCCGCTGGTGGCACGCTGA
- a CDS encoding RidA family protein: MTEVSRHNPDTLPDSARMGYTQVTTAPAGDLICMSGQVAWRRDGSPVPDSLGEQAQIAIDNVRLGLEAVGAGPANVTAMRVYVVGLTAENSAEAAGPLAGFFGGPAPCVTMIGVSSLAMPELKIEIEVMGVK; this comes from the coding sequence ATGACAGAGGTCTCACGACACAACCCGGACACGCTGCCGGACTCCGCCCGCATGGGCTACACCCAGGTGACCACTGCCCCCGCAGGCGACCTCATCTGCATGTCCGGCCAGGTGGCCTGGCGGCGGGATGGCTCACCGGTGCCCGACAGCCTGGGCGAGCAGGCGCAGATCGCCATCGACAATGTCCGCTTGGGGCTCGAAGCCGTGGGCGCGGGCCCGGCCAATGTGACCGCCATGCGCGTCTATGTGGTGGGGCTGACGGCGGAAAACAGCGCAGAAGCCGCCGGGCCGCTCGCGGGCTTCTTTGGCGGCCCCGCCCCCTGCGTCACCATGATCGGTGTCAGCTCCCTGGCCATGCCGGAGCTGAAGATCGAAATCGAGGTGATGGGCGTCAAATAG
- a CDS encoding glucose 1-dehydrogenase: MAQQDKQELAGKVALVTGAARGLGAAAAEGLAREGASILVTDMRADEGQAVVDRIAGAGGKAAFFPLDVTQEDQWEAAVAKAEELFGALHILVNNAGVAPAGEYIENLAFEDWKRVTAIDLDSVFLGCKHGIRTIKKYSSPKANDGAIINISSVMGIVGFPRNADYNASKGGVRIMTKVAALECAELGYGIRVNSIHPGFIDTALVRDAVEEGTKRPDAVLQSANEMIDMLVMAHPIGRLGETRDIGDAVVFLASPRSGFMTGSELVVDGGYTAR, translated from the coding sequence ATGGCTCAGCAGGACAAACAGGAACTCGCCGGCAAGGTGGCGCTGGTGACCGGTGCCGCACGCGGTCTCGGCGCGGCGGCAGCGGAAGGTCTGGCGCGCGAGGGCGCCAGCATCTTGGTGACGGATATGCGCGCCGATGAAGGCCAGGCGGTGGTGGACCGCATCGCCGGGGCAGGCGGCAAGGCGGCTTTCTTTCCGCTCGACGTCACGCAGGAAGATCAGTGGGAAGCAGCTGTCGCCAAGGCCGAGGAGCTGTTCGGCGCGCTGCATATCCTGGTCAACAACGCGGGCGTGGCACCGGCGGGCGAATATATAGAAAACCTCGCCTTCGAGGACTGGAAGCGCGTCACCGCGATTGACCTCGACAGTGTGTTCCTCGGCTGCAAGCACGGCATCCGCACCATCAAGAAGTATTCGAGCCCCAAGGCCAATGACGGGGCGATCATCAATATCTCGTCGGTCATGGGCATCGTCGGGTTCCCGCGCAATGCGGACTACAACGCGTCAAAAGGCGGTGTCCGGATCATGACCAAGGTGGCGGCCCTTGAATGTGCCGAGCTTGGCTACGGCATCCGCGTCAATTCCATCCATCCCGGTTTCATTGACACGGCCCTTGTGCGCGACGCGGTGGAGGAGGGCACCAAGCGGCCGGATGCCGTGCTGCAGAGCGCCAACGAGATGATCGACATGCTAGTCATGGCACATCCCATCGGCCGCCTCGGCGAAACCCGCGATATCGGTGACGCCGTCGTCTTCCTCGCCAGCCCCCGCTCCGGCTTCATGACCGGCTCCGAACTCGTCGTCGACGGCGGCTACACCGCGCGCTAG
- a CDS encoding enoyl-CoA hydratase-related protein, translating into MIRTETDGAIGWLIIDRPGQRNALSTAMWADIPRAVRTLCETDGVRAIILRGAGNTAFAAGADIGELQRMGSDPAALADFEEKFEAAQASLEACPLPVIAAIKGPCMGGGLALALCCDMRVAGDDTSFAIPAARLGLGYAAPAVARLMRAAGPAGAFEVLATARRYAADEALTRNLVTEVVGTDDVFPRAEALARQIAANAPLTVRAAKATITALTRQDDSLQQAEELIMRCGSSADFAEGRQAFMEKRPPRFTGE; encoded by the coding sequence ATGATCCGTACCGAGACAGATGGGGCCATCGGCTGGCTCATCATCGACCGGCCCGGCCAGCGCAATGCCCTGTCCACCGCCATGTGGGCTGACATTCCACGCGCGGTGCGGACGCTGTGCGAGACGGACGGCGTGCGCGCCATCATCCTGCGCGGGGCGGGCAATACGGCCTTTGCCGCGGGAGCGGATATCGGTGAGTTGCAGCGCATGGGCAGCGACCCGGCGGCGCTGGCCGACTTCGAAGAGAAGTTCGAGGCGGCGCAGGCAAGCCTTGAGGCTTGCCCCCTGCCCGTGATCGCCGCCATAAAAGGCCCCTGCATGGGCGGCGGGCTGGCGCTGGCGCTTTGCTGCGACATGCGGGTGGCAGGCGATGATACAAGCTTCGCGATCCCCGCCGCGCGCCTGGGGCTGGGCTATGCGGCCCCCGCCGTGGCCCGGCTGATGCGGGCGGCAGGACCGGCCGGTGCCTTCGAGGTGCTGGCAACCGCCCGGCGGTATGCGGCCGACGAAGCGCTGACACGCAATCTCGTGACAGAAGTGGTGGGGACAGATGACGTATTTCCCCGCGCCGAGGCCCTGGCCCGACAGATCGCTGCCAATGCGCCGCTGACGGTGCGCGCCGCCAAGGCCACCATCACGGCGCTGACCCGGCAGGACGACAGCCTTCAGCAGGCGGAAGAGCTGATCATGCGGTGCGGTTCAAGCGCCGACTTCGCCGAAGGGCGGCAGGCCTTCATGGAAAAACGCCCGCCACGCTTCACAGGCGAATAG
- the cysE gene encoding serine O-acetyltransferase yields MSQPIETAGASLAQVDPVWDRIRREAEDWARSEPLLASYLHAAILNHRSFESSLSYHLAEKLANDQVGAMLLQQVFDDAYDHTPEIAETVRADIVAVFDRDPACDFFLQPLLYFKGFQAIEGYRVAHWCWTQGRIAMAYHLQSRISEVFGVDIHPNAKIGRGVMMDHATSVVIGETAVVGDDVSMLHSVTLGGTGKEDGDRHPKIGRGVMLGAGAKVLGNITVGNCARVAAGSVVTKAVPANTTVAGVPAKVIGEAGCPEPARSMDQMVGGCDDEGAAI; encoded by the coding sequence ATGTCTCAGCCGATTGAAACAGCCGGCGCGTCGCTGGCGCAGGTCGATCCCGTCTGGGACCGTATCCGCCGCGAGGCCGAGGACTGGGCACGGTCCGAACCGCTTCTGGCGAGCTATCTGCACGCCGCCATTCTCAATCACCGCAGTTTTGAAAGCTCGCTCAGCTATCACCTGGCCGAGAAGCTGGCGAATGACCAGGTCGGCGCCATGCTGCTGCAGCAGGTGTTCGACGATGCCTATGACCACACGCCGGAAATCGCCGAGACCGTGCGCGCCGACATTGTCGCCGTGTTCGACCGCGATCCGGCCTGCGATTTCTTCCTGCAGCCCTTGCTCTACTTCAAGGGCTTCCAGGCCATCGAAGGTTACCGGGTCGCCCATTGGTGCTGGACCCAGGGCCGTATCGCCATGGCCTATCACCTGCAGAGCCGCATTTCCGAAGTGTTCGGCGTGGACATCCACCCCAATGCGAAGATCGGCCGCGGCGTGATGATGGATCACGCAACCTCCGTCGTGATCGGCGAAACCGCCGTCGTCGGGGATGATGTCTCCATGCTGCATTCGGTGACCCTCGGCGGCACCGGCAAGGAAGACGGCGACCGCCACCCGAAGATCGGCCGCGGCGTCATGCTGGGGGCCGGTGCCAAGGTGCTGGGCAACATCACCGTCGGCAATTGCGCCCGCGTGGCGGCAGGCTCGGTTGTCACCAAGGCCGTCCCCGCCAACACCACCGTCGCCGGCGTACCCGCCAAGGTCATCGGCGAAGCCGGCTGCCCCGAACCCGCCCGCTCCATGGACCAGATGGTCGGTGGCTGCGACGACGAAGGCGCGGCGATCTAG
- a CDS encoding TorF family putative porin, translating into MKNIGVLTTRGLTMTASAALLAAAALTAQPALAEEDEGKVLGGSLSGNVGFFTDYIYRGVTQTDNEAAIQGGIDWGHDSGFYVGAWGSNVDFNDGDQASIEVDVYAGFANSIDSLPELSYDFGFLYYWYPGAASSLDYDFWEVYGSLSYDFDFAAASVGIAYSPEFFGDTGDAFYYQFGVDVPLPYDIGISAGYNFQEFQEGAQDDYSDWNIGLSYTVWDLDLSLTYSETVDLGTSDNEALTFGVSYAF; encoded by the coding sequence ATGAAGAATATTGGGGTGCTCACCACGCGCGGCCTTACCATGACGGCATCGGCGGCACTGCTTGCCGCGGCGGCACTGACCGCGCAGCCGGCGCTGGCCGAGGAAGACGAAGGCAAGGTGCTGGGCGGTTCGCTGTCGGGCAATGTGGGGTTCTTCACCGACTACATCTATCGCGGCGTCACGCAGACCGACAACGAGGCGGCCATCCAGGGCGGCATCGACTGGGGCCATGACTCAGGTTTCTATGTGGGCGCCTGGGGCTCCAACGTGGACTTCAATGACGGGGACCAGGCCTCCATCGAAGTCGACGTCTATGCGGGCTTCGCCAACTCGATCGACAGCCTGCCGGAACTCTCCTACGACTTCGGCTTCCTCTATTACTGGTACCCGGGCGCGGCCTCGAGCCTCGACTACGACTTCTGGGAAGTCTACGGCTCGCTGTCCTACGACTTCGATTTCGCCGCCGCGAGCGTGGGCATTGCCTATTCGCCGGAATTCTTCGGCGACACCGGCGACGCCTTCTACTACCAGTTCGGCGTTGATGTGCCCCTGCCCTACGACATCGGCATTTCCGCCGGCTACAACTTCCAGGAATTCCAGGAAGGCGCGCAGGACGATTACTCCGACTGGAACATCGGCCTCAGCTACACCGTCTGGGACCTGGATCTGAGCCTTACCTATTCGGAGACCGTCGATCTCGGCACCTCCGACAATGAGGCACTGACCTTCGGCGTGTCCTACGCCTTCTAG
- a CDS encoding PepSY-associated TM helix domain-containing protein has protein sequence MAEAGNQYARLWRWHFYAGLIIAPVLIIMSVTGGMYLLQPQIEDALYGELLYLPDPHTGPVDHDALIATATTRLEAVRLHAYTPPQGPEHSAAVDLTTQTGDRLTAYLSPATGDILGTVAEDWRPMTLARKIHGGLMLGKPGDVIVELVACWTLVMVATGLFLWWPRKTRTVGTALPRAKIRGRAFWRDWHAVPGAWAGLWIAAIIVTGLPWSILWGGAYAAIGKATGEGLPAAIFTERPHSVSDAAMPDVTMNELVTRITAQSVPLAYKIDYPWFANGVYAVMPLRQIGQAEEMAYLFLDRRSGAVLTDLRWDDLGALGRASTIGVQFHEGRLFGPANQIINLAAILILIALALTGPVMWWKRRPKGKLAPPVVPRDTRLSIGVLTIATALALILPLFALSVLLILAGEWVWARRTGANA, from the coding sequence ATGGCTGAAGCAGGAAACCAGTATGCCCGTCTGTGGCGCTGGCACTTCTATGCGGGCCTGATCATTGCCCCCGTCCTGATCATCATGTCGGTGACGGGGGGAATGTATCTCCTGCAGCCGCAGATCGAGGATGCTCTGTATGGAGAGCTTCTTTATCTGCCGGACCCCCATACGGGTCCTGTCGATCATGATGCCCTGATTGCCACCGCGACAACGCGCCTGGAGGCTGTCCGCCTCCACGCCTATACCCCGCCCCAGGGGCCGGAGCATTCAGCAGCCGTGGACCTGACCACGCAAACCGGTGACCGCCTGACCGCCTATCTCTCGCCTGCCACCGGCGACATCCTCGGCACCGTGGCCGAGGACTGGCGGCCGATGACCCTGGCCCGCAAGATTCACGGCGGGCTGATGCTCGGCAAGCCGGGGGACGTCATCGTCGAACTGGTCGCCTGCTGGACGCTGGTGATGGTGGCAACCGGCCTGTTCCTGTGGTGGCCGCGCAAGACACGCACTGTCGGGACGGCCCTGCCCCGCGCCAAAATCAGGGGCCGTGCTTTCTGGCGGGACTGGCACGCGGTGCCCGGCGCCTGGGCCGGACTTTGGATTGCCGCCATCATCGTCACCGGCCTGCCCTGGTCGATCCTGTGGGGCGGCGCCTATGCGGCGATCGGCAAGGCCACCGGCGAAGGGCTGCCTGCAGCCATCTTCACCGAGCGGCCGCACTCGGTGAGTGACGCGGCAATGCCGGACGTCACCATGAATGAGCTCGTCACCCGCATCACCGCGCAGAGCGTGCCGCTGGCCTACAAGATCGATTATCCGTGGTTCGCCAACGGCGTCTATGCGGTGATGCCCCTGCGGCAGATCGGTCAGGCCGAGGAGATGGCCTATCTGTTCCTCGACCGCCGCTCCGGCGCGGTACTGACGGATCTGCGCTGGGATGATCTGGGCGCGCTCGGCCGCGCCTCGACCATCGGCGTGCAGTTCCATGAAGGCCGCCTGTTCGGGCCCGCCAACCAGATCATCAACCTGGCGGCGATCCTCATCCTGATCGCCCTGGCGTTGACGGGTCCCGTCATGTGGTGGAAACGGCGGCCGAAAGGGAAGCTGGCACCGCCCGTTGTGCCGCGAGACACGCGGCTGTCAATCGGTGTGCTGACCATCGCCACAGCCCTCGCCCTCATCCTTCCGCTGTTCGCCCTGTCGGTTCTGCTGATCCTGGCCGGCGAATGGGTGTGGGCACGGCGCACAGGGGCGAATGCCTGA
- a CDS encoding TonB-dependent receptor family protein, protein MKPSRQLLAVLCTGTALVSPAFTSAALAEDDAVELAPVIVTGDEITGTRTVPGNAEAERQIRRTPGSVAVVPSEDFEDTYALSFEDTLRLTPGVYAQKRFAEEVRIAIRGSGLSRGFHLRGLTLLQDGIPFNLADGSGDFQEADALAFQRLEVFKGANALQYGSTTLGGAVNMVSKTGQSHPGNQVRFEAGSDSTFRANLQAGRVFENSDMFVSLTGTLSEGFREHEDQENAKFNGNVGLALSDTAETRFYLSANIIDQELAGSVSRATALNDPEAANPSSVTSDWARDIRSVRLSNKTSFELSGGETVDVGAFVNVKELFHPITPFVGLIDQESTDYGVFAQAGGDYDIAGHRNTFRVGVTSQFGKVKAKLFQNVGGSRGALTANADQKSRNVAVYGENAFYVTPELSLIAGGQFTWSERELKDLLTPAENDTRSYTGFSPKVGAIYEPEPGTQVFANVSKSFETPTFSELTQGGTTGFTPIDEQEAWTVEVGSRGSAGRVAWDIALYRAWLDGEVLQFTTGPGVPAATFNAQDTVHQGVELGLDVDVASDVFSDGDGLTWRNAYTFSDFFFDGDRQFGDNDIAGQPKHFFQTELRYDAADGWFTALDWEAASKADVDFANTLDAPGYGIIGLTAGMDVTDTVSVYVNGRNLLDQEYISTFSTIVNTAGNTSVFYPGQGRQVFAGLRVSF, encoded by the coding sequence ATGAAACCGTCACGCCAATTGCTCGCCGTGCTGTGCACGGGCACTGCCCTTGTCTCCCCTGCATTTACCTCCGCCGCCCTGGCGGAAGATGACGCAGTGGAGCTTGCGCCCGTCATCGTCACCGGTGACGAAATAACCGGCACACGCACTGTCCCGGGCAATGCCGAAGCGGAGCGGCAGATCCGCCGCACGCCCGGCAGCGTGGCGGTGGTGCCCTCGGAGGATTTCGAGGACACCTACGCGCTGAGCTTTGAAGACACGCTGAGGCTGACCCCGGGCGTCTACGCGCAGAAGCGCTTCGCCGAGGAAGTGCGCATCGCCATCCGCGGCTCCGGCCTGTCACGCGGGTTTCACCTGCGCGGCCTGACGCTGCTGCAGGACGGCATCCCCTTCAACCTGGCCGATGGCTCGGGTGACTTCCAGGAAGCCGACGCGCTTGCGTTCCAGCGCCTTGAAGTCTTCAAGGGTGCCAACGCCCTGCAATATGGCAGCACCACCCTGGGCGGCGCGGTGAACATGGTCTCCAAGACCGGCCAGAGCCACCCAGGCAACCAGGTCCGCTTTGAAGCCGGGTCCGACAGCACCTTCCGCGCCAACCTGCAGGCGGGCCGCGTGTTCGAGAATTCGGACATGTTCGTGAGCCTCACCGGCACGCTGAGCGAAGGCTTCCGCGAGCACGAGGACCAGGAGAACGCCAAGTTCAACGGCAATGTGGGCCTTGCGCTGTCTGACACGGCCGAGACGCGCTTTTATCTGAGTGCCAACATCATCGACCAGGAGCTGGCGGGCAGCGTTTCCCGCGCAACCGCTCTGAATGATCCGGAGGCGGCCAATCCCTCCTCCGTGACTTCGGACTGGGCCCGCGACATCCGCTCGGTGCGCCTGTCCAACAAGACGAGCTTCGAGCTTTCCGGCGGCGAGACCGTGGATGTGGGCGCCTTCGTGAACGTGAAGGAACTGTTCCACCCCATCACGCCTTTCGTGGGGCTGATCGACCAGGAAAGCACGGATTACGGCGTCTTTGCCCAGGCGGGCGGCGACTATGACATTGCCGGGCACCGCAACACCTTCCGCGTCGGCGTGACCTCGCAGTTCGGCAAGGTGAAGGCCAAGCTGTTCCAGAATGTCGGCGGCTCGCGCGGTGCGCTCACGGCCAATGCGGATCAGAAATCCCGTAACGTGGCGGTCTATGGCGAGAACGCCTTTTACGTGACGCCGGAGCTGTCGCTGATCGCGGGCGGGCAGTTCACCTGGTCGGAGCGGGAACTCAAGGATCTGCTAACCCCGGCTGAGAATGATACCCGCAGCTATACCGGCTTCAGTCCCAAGGTCGGTGCGATCTACGAACCGGAGCCGGGCACGCAGGTCTTTGCCAATGTCAGCAAGAGCTTCGAAACGCCGACCTTCAGCGAGCTGACCCAGGGCGGCACGACCGGGTTCACGCCGATTGATGAGCAGGAAGCCTGGACCGTTGAAGTCGGCTCCCGTGGCAGCGCCGGCCGGGTGGCCTGGGACATTGCGCTCTACAGGGCATGGCTGGACGGCGAAGTGCTGCAGTTCACCACAGGCCCCGGCGTTCCGGCGGCCACCTTCAATGCACAGGACACGGTGCACCAGGGCGTTGAACTGGGGCTTGATGTCGATGTGGCATCGGACGTCTTCAGCGACGGGGACGGCCTTACGTGGCGCAACGCGTACACCTTCAGCGACTTCTTCTTCGACGGGGACCGGCAGTTCGGTGACAACGACATCGCCGGTCAGCCGAAGCACTTCTTCCAGACGGAGCTGCGCTACGACGCCGCCGATGGCTGGTTCACGGCACTCGACTGGGAAGCCGCGAGCAAGGCAGACGTTGATTTCGCCAACACCCTGGACGCCCCCGGCTACGGCATCATCGGCCTGACGGCCGGTATGGACGTGACGGACACTGTCAGCGTCTATGTCAACGGCCGCAACCTGCTGGACCAGGAATACATCTCTACCTTCAGCACCATCGTGAACACCGCCGGCAATACGTCGGTGTTCTATCCCGGCCAGGGCCGCCAGGTCTTTGCCGGGCTGCGCGTCAGCTTCTGA